The genomic region CATGACTCCGCCCTCGCCTTCCCTTTTCCTCCTGGATCCCTTCGTGGGCACGTATCTCCCCGGCGGCGAAACAGCCGACAACAAGAAGACTTTGCTGTCCTCTGGAGCCAAGAGGGCGTTCGGGTTCCCTGCGGACCTCGATTGCGATGCGCTCATGCGGGGCCTGGCGCTAGAAGCAGACCTTGCTGGTGCGCCAGATCTGTCCCGCCTGACCCTCCGAGGCGTCCGCCCGTTCTCCACTTGTATCCATGCCGTCGACAAGAACCTGATTATCATGACAACTTCCTTTCCTAAAGTTTACCCCCGGGGTATCTATCTCATCTACAACGCAATTGACAGATCGCTCCTCATGATCCCGTCTGCGCCCAGCACACCCCCTTCCGTCCTTACGTCCCGTGTTCTTGTTGCGCGCCGCCGGGACGACGACATCAGCTCCTACGCCCTGGTCTTTCCCGGGACCGTCTACGTCATAGGCTGTCCTGGACGGCAGCCTGTTCTCTTCGTGTCGGGGTCCTCATCCAAGTCTCAGTGGGAGATTGCGAAGTTCACTAATTTCCCCGACCATCTGCTCGCTGAGAAAAGCGACTTCCTTGCTGAAGATGTGTTTTCCCACCGTGGCCGTGGTTACTGGGTGGATCTCTTGCTTGGTGGCATGTACTGTGACTGCGTTGATCTTCTCTCCGGCCAGCGTTCCGTGGACGTCCGCTCCCCTAGGCCTGCCTGTGGGGTGCGAGAGTTACCTCGGCTGCAGAGACTACATACCAGAGGTGAGGGCCTTTCGAGCCGTGGGCTGTGTCGGGGACTCCATCAAGTTTGTCTCCATCACCGGCTTCCTTGAGCGTGTGGATCTTGCGGATGACCGCATGGTGAGGGTCTGGAAACTCAAGGAAGATATGAGTTGGGATTTAGACTACGAGCTCAAGTTTGGGAGCCTGCGCGAAGATGGGGCTTTCAAAGGGAACCACCTGCCGACCTCCATGGCACCCATGTACCCCTTCCTCAGCATGCAGGAAGACCGTGTCATCTACTTTGCACTGGGTGAGTACATGTACCAGGACCCGGAGTTCTGCTTTCCATCCACGCCGAGCTTCTGGGTCCGTGTTGATATGAGTATCAAGACTTTTAACTGCACGCCTATCTCTCTCACGGACGCCAGCATTGGTTGTCTTCTTGCTATGTCCGGCAATGCTGAGGGCGATCTTGCTTGGACTTCCCAGCCAAGCCAACTTCTGAAGCCATGTCCTGTTAGTTAGGTGATTTTACTACTTGCTGCTCCCAAATTGTTCATGTTTCACCTATCTTATCTTATTTATTAAGATGATCAGCAATACATCCAGTTCAACTAAGTTTTAAATTGGTTTGTTTGGCAGGGAGGGGCAATATGGAAGCACCAGATCAAGTATCAGGAATCATGAAGTTTGGTTATCTTTTTATTTTGCCTATTTATATTAACAAGATGTTTATCTGGCTCAAGTCAATCCCTTGTTTATTTGCTTTTGTTGGAGTGAGAAACTGTTGTGTTTGGCTGCAACTTGTCCCATGAGATTCCtgtttgatgacattcttgtgagATCCTTATTCTCGTGCTTGTATTATCATGGATACAGTTTCTATCCTTATACCATTTTGTTTGCAAAGTACTGCAGTATTGTTAGTAAATATCATCATCTTATGTCATGTACCTTGGACACTCAGGCATAGCCCATCCTTCCAAAAGCAATACACAGCACATTCAGAATATCTCCAGCCAGGATGTTTATATCTTCCAAGGACCACACATCTAATCTCAATTCTTGATTCGTTTGCAATGGTGGCCGTAGGATCTTTTCGCTTGACGGCTAGCATCGAAGCGATGGCACCATGCGTTATTTTGTCCCGCTGAAGGGGCATCTCCGTCTTTTTCTAGCCAGCTTATATATTTACACATTCACAAACAGGGTAACCTTTTTCCCTATGTGGTGAAAACCCTAAGCCGCCACATCCCTCACTTGAGCCCCATCCTCTTCCTGCCTGCGGCCGTCGAGGTCCACCTCGGCCGCATCCATGCTCAATGACGCCTCCTCAATGCGTCGCTGCCTCCGGACGTGACGCCGGTCTCCTCCGCGACCCCTTACTGCCACCATCCTCCTCTTCGCCTCTAGCTGCCCAGATGCCTGACGGCAGCGGTAGCGTGCCTATCATTCATGGGCGGCTAGACGTCcagattcatctctctctctctctctctctctctctctctctctctctcagcaagCAAACCATGAAGGATTTGGGACTGCTTGGGCGTCGAACAAAAAACCATGAAAGATCTGGATTTACATTGTTTTATCATGGTATGGTGTTCTTTATTTTCGCAGGAAGTGCTCCAGTGGAAACACATCTCAAATTCCAGGTGTGCAACCATCTATTATTGTTGATTTTAAGGTAATTTGCCCAGCAAAGAGTTATGAAGACTTTAGTTCATAGATCTTCTACCTTGATTTTCTGATTGATGGAGCTTGTCCATACAGTAATGAGCCATCTTTATTTGCTGAACTGTACTGTAAAATTGGTTTCTACACTCTTTAATTGGTTTATGACTTGCTCATATATTCATGTAGCTaggttcctgcaaatttggtttaAGAGATGTCTACGTCTAGCTGGGCTCCAAGAAAGGAGATTCTTTGTTGTCCTTTTAGGTTTGTTGGCTACCTCGGTTAAGTTTTTGCATGTGAATTTTTGTTTGTTCCTATCCAATAGATGCTCATATCTAGCTAGATTCGTAGGATGTTTTGTTGCCTTTCTTAGTTTGTTTGGTACTTTCTTCTTTCTTTGGCGATGATGGGGGCAGATTTATCCGGGGTTCTTTTGCTATTTGTAGATGAATCTTTTGTTCGTTTCTCGATATAGATAAACCGAAACTGCTCCTTTTAGGCTATCTATGTGTCTGAAGCGCTTAACATTGAAATTAGTATATGTAGGCATTTATGCTACAATGCTCCCAATTTTTTCAATGATAGCTCTTGCTCCAAAGTGCACTTTCAAAGAGGTGGTGGAGGAAGATTTCTTCTTTTTGTATTCTTACTATTCCACCTCCCCATTTGAAGCTGCTATGAATCCAGGGTTCTTTTTTGTTTACATTATAAGCTCTTTTGTCATACGCTGATTCTGATTTTTATTCAAGTGTAAGCACTTGGAAGGATGGCTTTATTTTTCTTCTCAGGTGGGGAATGCAATGATCGGGTGGTCACCTCCCTCATAACTCATAAGCATCATATATGGCATCAACTTAAAGAACATCATACTGTACTGAACTTATTTATATTCGTGTTCAGCCTGACTCATTTTTGTTTTTTTCCTCAATCAAGTGGTGCACCAGAGAGTGTTATTGCTTGGTGTAGTCAGTTAATTTCTTAGATAGTTGCATGCCCTTTCATGGCTTTCAAATAGTATATGTACTCATTCACAATTTCACTTTGTGTTGCCTACTCACAGATGTCACTGGAAATGTCACGGTTATTTCTAATGCTCACCATTTTCCTGGCTTTCATGGGGTCTGATGTAAATCAGTAAATGGCTATATGACAAGATCCGTTTGCCGAAGAATGTGTTATTTGGTATGTCGACAAACTTCCCAGAACTCAGTTTCACTTTTGTATTACTTCTGCATCTGCTAATTTGATTTCAACCTTGCACGTTCAGTGTTCAGCTCAGAAAAGCTTCTTACATCGTAATTTATTGTCTTCCTTGATGCCAGACAATAGAAAATACTGTCGTTTCTTGTGATGATGAACATTGTATAGTTGTTTCAGTGGTATTAattggataatgatattgttaaatgtTCAACTGATTCAAGGGAATAGCTTCGTTTTTTAGTCTGAAGTTCAGCTTTTTTTTAACCCTATACTCGCTTTTGAAAGCTGCATGTTGTCATCAAAATGTTAGATTGGCATACCAGAGATTTTAGAAATAGTTTGCGGGCCACAGTAAAGATTCTGTTTTTAGCCTGTTGTAGTTTTATACCTGTGCACCGATGCTTCCTTATGATTCGTATATGTTTGTCCATATCAGGAACTTTGCATTCAACTACTTCGGTTAAACTGATCAGAGTACCAGTTTGGTTTTAAGAGCCTGAAGTGAATCTTTAATCTAGACCCCTGCGCATGATTAGGTTTGTTTTTGTTTTCAAAAGGCAGATCCTTGCTACTGAAAATGTGGTTCAGGACCTTAAAGATGTTGATATGCTGAAGCAAACAAATAGGTTATTAATGTTAAAAAACTGTTGGTGGTGATAGCATTACAGAAAATGCACTGCTGCGACCATGTGTAGTGTTCAGTATTGAGGTTCATAAATTGGAAGTCAGTGTTGAGGCCACTGTTCAAGAAGGCGCTATTAGGCGCtcgcctaggcgcgcttaagcgctggGCGTTGGCATAGCGCCTCGCTTTGGCCCTAGGCGCTCAAAAAAGCggccggcgaggtcctccggcgaGAAATCAGCCTCTCCGGCGAGGAATAGCTTTCTGAGGTGAGAAATCAGTCTCCCCGGCGAGGATTCGACCTCCCCTGCGAGGATTCATCCTCGCCGACGAGGGATTCAACTGCCCCGACGACAAATCGAGCTTCTCCGGCGAGGGATTGAGCTTCTCCGGCGAGGGATCGAGCTTCTCCGACAAGGgacagaggaagagggagggaggcagcctcgTGCAACGAGACAGAaaggacgagggggggaggcggcgTGAGGAGGAAACCTAAATTTCCTATCGACTGCAGCAGACGAGAGCTTTTAGTAGGAGGATATGAAGATGGGCCTATGGTTTAGTGGGCTAGCCCAGCCCATCTAGCTTATTTCTTCACGTTACAGTACTAACGCCTAATTGCGCCTAATTTCGCCTAATCATGCCTAAGCTAGAAAAGCGCAAGTAGGTGCCCAAACGCATAATTagcgcctagcgcttttttgaactttgGTTGAGGCACCATAtctccttttgttttctttcttctctTCACATGTTTCTATTCCACACACAAGGGAGTTGTCCTATCTGCTAGCTCATCTCAAAGTTTGCTCAAGTGTAGGGTAGATGGGAAAGATATTTGCCGAGTAGCTTTGTTTGCCCAACAGTGTATTTTTGTACTGTTTGGTTTTCTTGTAACAAATTGTGTGAGACTCCTACACTGTTTATGCAAAGATTTGCTCCGTAGCTTTGCTCTTATCCAGAGCGGCATTTCAGTGCCCGggcaaaataaaaaaattcataaaaaataggaaaaaattaaaaaattctgattctttcttCTGCAAGCAAGATGCTTGTGTGTGTGATGTTTATGCAAAATTTGGTGAAGTTTCGACATTTGAGGAGCGCgcgacaaaaaagacaaaattcggCTCTGTGAGTAAGgttactgttcacgcactgttttgTCCGGTTTTCTCTTTTTGCCACGAGCTCCACAAATGTCCAAACAGGATAAAATTTTGCACGCACATCCTGCACTCAAACATCTTCGaagcaaaaaaaatgatttttaaaaaggatgaaaggaggcaaggcgatgggccctgattgtatccccattgaggtgtggaaaggtctcggggacatagcgatagtatggctaaccaagcttttcaacctcatttttcgggcaaacaagatgccagaagaatggagacggagtatattagtaccaatcttcaagaacaagggggatgttcagagttgtactaattaccgtggaattaagctgatgagccatacaatgaagctatgggagagagtcattgagcaccgcttaagaagaatgacaagcgtgaccaaaaatcagtttggtttcatgcctgggaggtcgaccatggaagccattttcttggtacgacaacttatggagagatgtagggagcataagaaggacttgcatatggtgttcattgacttggagaaggcctatgataagataccgc from Triticum aestivum cultivar Chinese Spring chromosome 4A, IWGSC CS RefSeq v2.1, whole genome shotgun sequence harbors:
- the LOC123083931 gene encoding uncharacterized protein gives rise to the protein MHTSFTTAAIPSKRHTFCTRGHKNKTCQMLSQSELHKGKNWSTPDPIPAGRGKKEEEEEEKKKERVEKPPPVRDRALLALAPVLPRVSSSSSPPPPPPPPPPPPPPPPPTSPSISCPVPHPHPHDTRTNRSAVETSVMTPPSPSLFLLDPFVGTYLPGGETADNKKTLLSSGAKRAFGFPADLDCDALMRGLALEADLAGAPDLSRLTLRGVRPFSTCIHAVDKNLIIMTTSFPKVYPRGIYLIYNAIDRSLLMIPSAPSTPPSVLTSRVLVARRRDDDISSYALVFPGTVYVIGCPGRQPVLFVSGSSSKSQWEIAKFTNFPDHLLAEKSDFLAEDVFSHRGRGYWVDLLLGGMYCDCVDLLSGQRSVDVRSPRPACGVRELPRLQRLHTRGEGLSSRGLCRGLHQVCLHHRLP